CTTGGAGAAGCCATGGAGCCCTGGGATTTCGACACCAACCGTCAGCGTTACGACGAGGTCTGGGGTGTTGACGTCATGAACGCCAATCACGTCCTCAATGGCGGCTGATGATTATGTCCTGAAGTGGAATTTCCTCTCAGCAAGCAAGGGGCGCTGTCTCGGCGCCCCTTGCGCTTGTCTGTCGGCTTGACAGATTCCGGTGAGGTTAAGCAGATAACTTTCGACCAGTGACCAGTGACCAGTGACGGCTTTTCAACTGACCCGCTGTGAGCATAAAAAAACCCGCGGCGAGTAGCAGGCGGTCGCGGATCGCGGTACATTCAGCACCTCTTTTGTTTAACGGACCTTAAAAATTCAGGATAGTCAAATACAAGTCATGCTCCAAAAATCGGACCAGCATCGGGAAATCAAGAAAAAGCTGATGGACCTCTATACAGAACTCTTCCTTCACGAGGGCTACGGCTCCCTGCGGGTGCAGATGCGCTTTCTAAAGCGCGGGCAGAAGGAGATCGTTCTGGTCTGCGGCAAGGAATATCGTTACGTGGTCGATTATTCGGTAGAAGCGGCGGCTGCCAAGGGCTCGTCCGGAACCTCGGATGTGGAAGAGCGGGCCGTAGATGTGGCGGGACTCAGTTGCCGCAAAAGCAGTACATAAATTCTTTTGGGAAAGGAGGTGGTGGCGGGCGCGGCCTGCTGTTGCCGGGCATCGAAAAAAGACAGTCGGATATTACAAGCAGGCTGCATGGGCAGCCTGGCGGGCCGGCTGGCTGATATGGGATGGGTCTATGTATCGGATGGACAAGGTTCCTGAGGGTGGGACGATCCTCCACGTCACCAAGTGAGGTGTAACAAGATATGTTGAAAAAGATGCGTAAAAAAATGCAGAACCAGCAAGGTTTCACCCTGCTGGAAATCCTGGTCGTACTGACCATCATGGGTTTCCTTATCGCCATGGTTGCGCCGCGCCTGGCCGGCATCTCCGGCGACGCCGTCGACACCGTGTGCGATACCAACCAGAACCGCATGGTTACCTACATGTCGAGCTTCTTCGAGAAGACCAGCCGCTTCCCCAACAAGCTGACCAACCTGGTGGAAGAAACGGGCGCCAACACCTACCAGATCCCGGCGGTTTCGGACGGTGATCCGGATAACGGCCCGGAAACCCTGGCTGCCGAGTTCAACGAGCGCAACCATTTCGCCATCCATTACCTGAATGACGATGAGGTCGCGGAACTCAAAGGCATGGGAATTGTTGCCCTGCTCAACCTCAATGCTTATGACGCCTACCTTGAAGATGGTTCCGCCATCAAGTCTGATTACGATGAAACTGCCGCCACCGGGCCCAACGATGCGGATCTGGCTGCTTCGGTTACCAAGGCGCCGACCATGGAAAAGGTCACCTTGCCGACCGATACGGCAACCACTCCCTTTGCCGTGGCCATGATCGGAATAGGGGTTGACGATGCTGGCACCTGGCAGGCCAATACCGATACCGAACGCGGTTGGGGCGAGCCTGACGGGTTCGGCCGCATCGTGCTGGGTATGGGCCCCGAGTGCTCTCTGGTCACCTCCGGCATTGTCAGCAACGCTGCTCATTGCCCTGGCGGCATCCAGAACGCCGACAACGCCACCTACAACGACTACAACCTGGTGTTGCCCCGCCTGGCTGCAACCGCGGAGCGCATCGACGGAACGGCTACGCCGTTCAGCACCATCGACGGTGACAATACTACTGACGGTGTGCAGGTGGCTGCCGTAGCCTATGATGACGCACCTGGCGCGGATTATGACTATGTGACGAACGACGACAACCTGCGCTATCGTCAGTTCACCATTAGTGAAGGTCAGGAATCCTGGCAGTATGCCACCCAGTGCCCCGAAGGCCACATGTATCCCGAGGATGACGGCGAATTCTGGGGTGTCGATTTCAACCCGACTGCTGCTGACGGTGGTCCGTCCGCTGGCGCCATTAACGGCTAAGGCATGACGTTTGGCAAAACAACCGGCGGGGAGGGCACCCTCCCCGCCTTTTTCTCCGGCTTGAGCGGGGCGGTGAAAAGTCGTTTCCCCCTTCCGCTGAATCCGGAGAAAGCCGAAGGCCCGGTTGGCCCGCACACCGCGTATTTTTACAGATTGAACACAGAGAACGGTTATAAGGGCGGATTGTTCGATCCCGATAATGGATGTCGGCACCATGAATAAACCAGACAGATACCACAAACAGGCGCAGTCCGGCTTCACCCTGCTGGAAATGCTGCTCGTCCTGTTTATCCTCGGCATGCTCGCGGCTCTGGTGGTGCCGGCCATGGGGCGTCTCGATGATCATGAACGTGAGCGCTTTACCCGTCAGCGTATGGAGCTGATCCGGCGGGCCATTCTCGGTCCGGATGACCGCTTCGACGCCGAGGGCCGGCCGATTGTCGGCGGCTATGTCGGGGATATACGCGCTTGGCCGGACCTGTGGGAGGCGCGGGCCGAAATCAGGCCGAATTTCGTCGGGAGCGGCTGGGAGAACCCCGGCTCCATGACCGCCGGCCTGGGCCAGGGTCCCGACTACACCCTCGACCCCGCCCTGGTTTTTTATCGCCCGTCCGGGCGTTTCGTCAAAAAGAAATGGAAGTGGTACCTGCCTTACCGCAGGCTCTACGACGATACCACCGCCAATGCCGACCATATCGGCGGCCTCGAAACCGAAAACGAGGGCCAACCGCGGGGGTTGTGGACCCGCTATCCCGAGGAGCTGCCCGTCGACATCGGCAGTCACAAGGCGCCAGGGCTGGATCTCGGCGAGGACTGGAAGGGGCCCTACCTGATGCCGCCTGCGGACGACAACGTTGCGGACGGCGGCCATTGGGCCGAATCCGATGATGAATATGGCGCCCTGGAACCGCTGTGGCACAACAGTGGCGCCCATGCCGGCAGTGAG
This DNA window, taken from Syntrophotalea carbinolica DSM 2380, encodes the following:
- a CDS encoding type II secretion system protein encodes the protein MLKKMRKKMQNQQGFTLLEILVVLTIMGFLIAMVAPRLAGISGDAVDTVCDTNQNRMVTYMSSFFEKTSRFPNKLTNLVEETGANTYQIPAVSDGDPDNGPETLAAEFNERNHFAIHYLNDDEVAELKGMGIVALLNLNAYDAYLEDGSAIKSDYDETAATGPNDADLAASVTKAPTMEKVTLPTDTATTPFAVAMIGIGVDDAGTWQANTDTERGWGEPDGFGRIVLGMGPECSLVTSGIVSNAAHCPGGIQNADNATYNDYNLVLPRLAATAERIDGTATPFSTIDGDNTTDGVQVAAVAYDDAPGADYDYVTNDDNLRYRQFTISEGQESWQYATQCPEGHMYPEDDGEFWGVDFNPTAADGGPSAGAING